A stretch of Stenotrophomonas indicatrix DNA encodes these proteins:
- a CDS encoding HU family DNA-binding protein, which translates to MAKTAKKAAPKKAVKKVATKAAAKPAAPKPIKEVLTKSGLVAHIAEVSGVVAKDVRAVLASLEGAVASSVHKKGAGSFTLPGLLKITTVNVPAKPKRKGINPFTKEEQWFAAKPATTKLKVRPLKKLKDAAL; encoded by the coding sequence ATGGCAAAGACCGCTAAGAAGGCTGCCCCGAAGAAGGCAGTGAAGAAAGTCGCGACGAAGGCAGCCGCCAAGCCGGCCGCTCCGAAGCCGATCAAGGAAGTGCTGACCAAGTCGGGCCTGGTTGCACACATCGCTGAAGTCTCCGGCGTTGTCGCCAAGGACGTCCGCGCTGTGCTGGCCTCGCTGGAAGGCGCTGTCGCTTCCTCGGTGCACAAGAAGGGCGCCGGCTCGTTCACCCTGCCGGGCCTGCTGAAGATCACCACCGTCAATGTGCCGGCCAAGCCGAAGCGCAAGGGCATCAACCCGTTCACCAAGGAAGAGCAGTGGTTCGCCGCCAAGCCGGCCACCACCAAGCTCAAGGTTCGCCCGCTCAAGAAGCTCAAGGACGCTGCGCTCTAA
- a CDS encoding DUF3861 family protein codes for MASPSTRYRISVTPIEKDGHQCTGRCTIELEHRASRDLMRLLESAPRTAGLSGDERATLVVATQLLRDIVQRHADTDGHALAAVAAQVLPALDALEQLPSSR; via the coding sequence ATGGCCAGCCCTTCCACCCGCTACCGGATCTCGGTGACCCCGATCGAAAAGGACGGGCACCAGTGCACCGGGCGCTGCACCATCGAACTGGAGCACCGCGCCAGCCGCGACCTGATGCGCCTGCTGGAATCGGCCCCGCGCACGGCAGGCCTGAGCGGCGACGAACGTGCCACCCTGGTGGTGGCCACCCAGCTGCTGCGTGACATCGTGCAGCGCCATGCCGACACCGATGGCCATGCACTGGCAGCGGTCGCCGCGCAGGTCCTGCCGGCGCTGGACGCGCTGGAACAGCTTCCCTCTTCGCGCTGA